Proteins encoded together in one Penicillium digitatum chromosome 1, complete sequence window:
- a CDS encoding MFS allantoate transporter, putative yields the protein MAAEEKSIGLSSRVDNGLDVDRLKNVDPTIEKHAHDADEALNVLGDLQGETIELDEATNRRLLRIIDWHMMPIMCFIYGMNYLDKTTLSYASVMGLKQDLDLEGDQYQWLGSLFYFGYLAWEYPTNRLLQRLPLGKYSAACILIWGLILSCFAAVKTYSGAIAIRFMLGVFEAAVTPGFALLTSQWYTKQEQGSRVNIWFSFNGVGQVFGGVVAYGIAVGAERHGSSVDPWKIIFLVTGLLTICLGLVFLWIVPDNQLNAHWLTKEDRILAVARVRVNQQGIGNKHFKLYQVQEALWDPMTWAFFFYALIADIPNGGISNFFSQMITSFGYNAKESLILGVPGGAVEIVALLLNGYVGHITGQRILASLGGLVAAIVGMLLIVALPLSNHVGRLIGYYLTQASPTPFVALLSLISSNVAGYTKKTTVAALYLIGYCIGNIIGPQTFRPKDAPRYVPAEVTIIVCWGVCLFLLVGVWMWYRRENRRKIRFTAQSEYVRLENQEFLDLTDRENPEFLYSL from the exons ATGGCCGCAGAGGAAAAGTCCATCGGCCTTTCATCTCGCGTTGATAACGGCCTCGACGTGGACAGGTTAAAAAATGTGGATCCCACGATAGAGAAGCATGCACACGACGCCGATGAGGCTCTGAATGTCTTGGGCGATCTTCAGGGTGAAACTATCGAGCTAGATGAGGCCACTAATCGCCGCTTGTTAAGGATCATCGATTGGCATATGATGCCTATCATGTGTTTTATCTATGGCATGAATTATCTAGACA AAACCACTCTCTCCTATGCAAGTGTCATGGGTCTGAAGCAGGATCTAGATCTTGAGGGAGACCAGTATCAGTGGCTCGGGAGTTTGTTCTACTTTG GATATCTTGCATGGGAATACCCTACCAACCGCCTCCTTCAGCGTCTCCCATTAGGAAAATACTCTGCAGCCTGCATCTTGATCTGGGGACTGATCCTCAGCTGTTTCGCCGCGGTGAAAACCTACTCCGGTGCAATCGCTATCCGCTTTATGCTCGGTGTATTTGAAGCCGCTGTGACGCCGGGCTTTGCACTCTTAACCTCTCAG TGGTACACAAAACAAGAACAAGGCAGCCGTGTCAACATCTGGTTCAGCTTCAACGGCGTGGGCCAGGTCTTCGGTGGAGTAGTCGCGTACGGCATCGCTGTCGGTGCCGAGAGACATGGGTCCTCCGTCGATCCCTGGAAGATCATTTTCCTCGTCACTGGCCTCCTCACCATCTGCCTGGGACTGGTTTTCCTTTGGATTGTGCCCGACAACCAACTCAATGCACACTGGTTAACCAAAGAAGATCGTATCTTGGCCGTTGCCCGTGTGCGGGTCAACCAACAAGGCATTGGCAATAAGCATTTTAAGCTCTATCAGGTCCAGGAAGCGCTTTGGGATCCGATGACATGGGCTTTCTTCTTTTATGCCTTGATTGCTGACATTCCGAACGGGGGTATCTCCAACTTCTTCAGTCAGATG ATTACAAGCTTCGGCTACAACGCGAAAGAGAGTTTAATCCTCGGTGTCCCCGGCGGGGCAGTGGAAATCGTTGCTCTGCTGCTCAACGGCTATGTCGGACATATCACCGGGCAGCGCATCCTTGCCAGTTTGGGTGGGCTAGTGGCTGCAATCGTGGGAATGCTGCTCATTGTCGCCCTGCCCTTGTCGAACCATGTCGGTCGTTTGATCGGTTATTACCTCACACAAGCCAGCCCGACCCCTTTCGTGGCATTGCTGTCACTGATTTCTTCCAATGTTGCGGGATATACCAAGAAAACGACGGTGGCAGCTTTATATTTGATTGGATATTGTATTGGAAATATTATCG GCCCACAAACCTTCCGTCCGAAGGATGCCCCCCGCTATGTCCCCGCCGAGGTGACTATCATCGTCTGCTGGGGCGTTTGTCTATTCCTATTGGTCGGGGTCTGGATGTGGTATCGCCGAGAGAATCGGAGGAAGATCCGTTTCACTGCCCAATCGGAGTATGTGAGACTCGAGAATCAAGA GTTCCTTGATTTAACCGATCGGGAGAATCCCGAGTTCCTTTATTCTCTTTAA